One Legionellales bacterium genomic window carries:
- a CDS encoding PLP-dependent transferase: MNKPTHFNTKTIHAGQTPDPSTGAIMPPIYATSTYVQKSPGEHQGYEYSRTQNPTRMAYERCIAELENGKAGFAFASGMAATATILELLNSGDHIIAMNDLYGGTFRLFDKVRQRSSGLEFSFVDLTSDENFDDFIKPNTRMLWVESPTNPLLKIVDLSRLAEFAKKHHLISVMDNTFASPYNQQPLNYGFDIVMHSATKFINGHSDMVGGIAVVGNNAELIEKMGFLQNSIGAIAGPFDAFLALRGVKTLHIRMQRHAENAIQLAEWLQHHPKVEQVFYPGLEHHPQFQLAKSQMKTPGGIISFTLKADIIQCKRFLEHCQLFSLAESLGGVESLIDHPAIMTHASVPKSTREQLGIADNFVRLSVGIEDVDDLRRDLDDALKHI; encoded by the coding sequence GGGGCTATCATGCCACCGATTTATGCGACCTCAACCTATGTGCAAAAAAGTCCAGGTGAACATCAAGGATACGAATATTCACGCACCCAAAATCCCACGCGCATGGCCTATGAACGTTGCATCGCCGAATTAGAAAATGGCAAAGCCGGTTTTGCCTTTGCTTCGGGCATGGCGGCAACGGCAACGATTTTAGAATTATTAAATTCTGGTGATCATATTATCGCGATGAATGATTTATATGGTGGTACATTTCGCTTATTCGATAAAGTTCGTCAACGTTCTAGCGGTTTGGAATTTAGTTTTGTCGATCTCACATCTGATGAAAATTTTGATGATTTCATCAAACCTAATACCCGCATGCTGTGGGTAGAATCCCCCACGAATCCCTTATTAAAAATTGTTGATTTATCCCGTTTAGCGGAATTTGCGAAAAAACATCACTTAATTTCTGTCATGGATAATACGTTTGCCTCTCCCTATAATCAACAACCTTTAAATTACGGTTTTGATATTGTCATGCATTCTGCCACGAAATTTATTAATGGCCATTCTGATATGGTCGGTGGCATTGCTGTGGTTGGAAATAATGCAGAATTAATCGAAAAAATGGGATTTTTACAAAATTCCATTGGTGCGATCGCAGGACCCTTTGATGCGTTTTTAGCGTTACGGGGTGTTAAAACACTTCATATCCGCATGCAACGTCACGCAGAAAATGCAATACAACTCGCTGAATGGTTGCAACATCATCCCAAAGTTGAACAAGTGTTTTATCCTGGATTAGAGCATCATCCGCAATTTCAATTGGCAAAATCACAAATGAAAACACCAGGTGGCATTATTTCATTCACCTTAAAAGCGGATATCATTCAATGCAAACGCTTTTTAGAACATTGTCAATTATTCAGCCTGGCGGAAAGTTTGGGTGGGGTGGAAAGTTTAATTGATCACCCTGCTATCATGACGCACGCGTCTGTGCCCAAAAGCACGCGCGAGCAATTAGGCATTGCTGATAATTTTGTGCGTTTATCCGTGGGAATTGAAGATGTCGACGATTTGCGCCGTGATTTGGATGACGCCTTAAAACACATTTAA